A stretch of Myroides oncorhynchi DNA encodes these proteins:
- a CDS encoding exo-beta-N-acetylmuramidase NamZ domain-containing protein yields MISNSMFKNTLLFLVCLFAFTVNLKTYAKTEALKQKSEQTIKVGAKRLSEYSHLIHDKKVGVLTNQTGVVIDENGIYTSTVDFLLNNKVNVTKIYAPEHGFRGNISAGELIKDGKDTKTGLPIISLYGNSKKPSVDQLKGIDIMLFDLQDVGARFYTYISSLHYLMEACAEQNIPVIVLDRPNPNITMIDGPVLEMKNKSFVGMHPIPTMHGMTIGEYAKMINGEKWLNNGIQCNLTVIACANYTRETRYSLPIAPSPNLPNDKSINLYPSLCFFEGTNVSSGRGTDLQFQVYGSPFLKNMPYQFTPKPNVGAKDPMNNGKLCYGENLSNEKQLTQIELKWLLKAYNNTSNKEKFFNNFFIKLAGTDNLKAQIVAGKSEDEIRKTWQIGLDKFKQTRKPYLIY; encoded by the coding sequence ATGATATCAAATTCAATGTTCAAAAATACATTATTATTCTTAGTATGTCTATTCGCATTCACTGTTAATTTAAAAACTTATGCTAAAACAGAGGCTTTAAAACAAAAAAGTGAACAAACTATTAAAGTCGGTGCTAAAAGACTTTCTGAATATAGTCACCTCATTCACGACAAAAAAGTGGGGGTTCTCACTAATCAGACAGGTGTAGTGATAGATGAAAACGGAATTTACACTTCCACAGTTGACTTCCTATTAAATAACAAAGTGAATGTAACTAAAATATATGCTCCTGAACATGGATTTAGAGGTAATATAAGTGCTGGAGAATTAATCAAAGATGGCAAAGACACTAAGACAGGATTGCCAATTATCTCTCTATATGGAAACAGTAAGAAACCATCGGTAGATCAATTAAAAGGAATCGATATTATGCTATTTGATTTACAAGATGTAGGGGCTAGATTCTATACTTATATTTCTTCACTTCACTACCTAATGGAAGCCTGTGCAGAACAGAATATACCAGTCATCGTATTAGACAGACCTAATCCTAATATCACTATGATAGATGGTCCTGTGCTAGAAATGAAAAACAAAAGCTTTGTAGGTATGCATCCAATCCCAACAATGCACGGAATGACGATAGGTGAGTATGCCAAAATGATCAATGGTGAAAAATGGTTAAATAATGGAATACAGTGCAATTTAACAGTTATAGCATGTGCAAATTATACAAGGGAAACGAGATACTCTCTACCTATAGCTCCTTCTCCTAATTTACCTAATGATAAATCGATCAACTTGTATCCTAGTTTATGTTTTTTTGAGGGAACTAATGTTAGTTCAGGAAGAGGTACTGATCTACAGTTCCAAGTATATGGTTCACCTTTTTTAAAAAACATGCCATACCAATTTACTCCAAAGCCTAATGTTGGAGCTAAAGACCCAATGAATAATGGTAAACTATGTTATGGAGAAAACTTATCTAATGAAAAACAACTTACTCAGATAGAACTTAAATGGCTATTAAAAGCATATAATAACACTAGTAATAAAGAGAAGTTTTTCAACAACTTCTTTATCAAATTAGCTGGTACAGATAACTTAAAGGCACAAATAGTAGCAGGGAAATCTGAAGATGAAATACGCAAGACTTGGCAAATAGGTTTAGATAAATTCAAACAGACTCGTAAGCCTTATTTAATCTATTAA
- a CDS encoding TonB-dependent receptor plug domain-containing protein, protein MTRLSQVLLVALLLLCSTLTFAQSSTLQLKVVLLDSQSKTIQDASIQISSSNVSQLKVSDNKGIVVFDLKADSYTVEVFHIGYGNSKTVVNLLQNQTLPIYLSANTNILEEMVITATESKGLTSTSVINRQAMEHLQPSSFADLMELLPGGLAKDPKLTTANPALIRENNPGEKYATGALGVQFMVDNNIINTNADMQVSAKGFKTSHIGVDMRSLSTNDIESVEVIRGIPTAAYGDLSSGLIKINRKIGYTPLQARFKVDGFSKLYYVGKGIDTKTGWKLNASVDFLDAKNDPTDILQNYKRISSSLRSEKAFVVGGYDLQWKANFDYSGTIDNDKFDPDTGYDRTDSYKNSRQNFALGNNLKLDFSKDGLFKSITLNTYVSQGIEDIKETIFIQQNGRVAIPVGNETGENEGVFLPSSYVATSKTEGRPLNINTKLQSDLGFSTGGIKHNGEIGIDFRYAKNNGRGELFDPLLPPTTGTMRRPRPFNEVPASQILAAYVGDRMEYELGNHHLQLYAGLRMSRLLGVGKTFSISDRVFTEPRINIQWGLPNLKIGNEYLKTDITVGYGELYKQPTLAVLYPQDRYFDMVQVSYLDPKTDNAYAQFYTHRMSLENHSLIGAKNTKKEIRLDLEYSKHKFYITYFDEKMTTGFRDMTQFMGFEYKRYESKDIVWNDELGKPDLENSRWSNRQDMMQYSHTENGSRTLKEGIEFGYSSPRFEVINTRITLNGAWFKTTYSNSADILWRPGTTVNGQQFLYAGIYADDSGNRRSSLVYNLVVDTYLPSLDMNISASLQGDIFRRDLNLNRVAAPYAYMGLDNVVHPFTEESANDPILQHLVRPVSKTDGMEDRRPFTFNANFKISKRIYKSVKASMFVNRLFSHYSSYTFNGVKVNRKDANGPYFGMEINFNI, encoded by the coding sequence ATGACACGCTTATCTCAAGTTCTTCTTGTTGCTTTACTATTACTATGTAGTACTCTTACATTTGCACAATCTTCTACATTGCAGTTAAAAGTGGTATTGTTGGATTCTCAAAGTAAAACTATTCAAGATGCTAGTATTCAGATTTCTAGTTCTAACGTTTCTCAATTAAAAGTCAGTGATAATAAAGGTATTGTAGTTTTTGATTTAAAAGCTGATAGTTATACTGTAGAGGTTTTTCATATTGGTTATGGGAATTCTAAGACAGTTGTGAATCTATTGCAAAATCAGACATTGCCTATCTATTTATCTGCTAATACGAATATCTTAGAAGAGATGGTTATCACTGCTACAGAGAGTAAGGGACTTACTTCTACGTCTGTTATAAACCGTCAAGCGATGGAGCACTTGCAACCCTCAAGTTTTGCTGATTTAATGGAATTATTGCCAGGAGGATTGGCTAAAGATCCTAAACTGACTACAGCTAATCCAGCACTAATTAGAGAGAATAATCCTGGGGAGAAATATGCAACAGGGGCATTAGGAGTACAGTTTATGGTAGATAATAATATCATAAATACAAATGCCGATATGCAAGTATCTGCCAAAGGTTTTAAAACATCACATATAGGTGTAGATATGCGTAGTCTATCTACTAATGATATAGAGAGTGTAGAGGTTATCCGTGGTATACCTACTGCTGCTTATGGAGACTTGAGTTCGGGATTGATTAAGATTAATAGAAAGATAGGTTATACACCATTACAGGCGCGATTTAAAGTGGATGGTTTTAGTAAACTGTACTATGTCGGAAAAGGGATAGATACGAAGACAGGGTGGAAGCTTAATGCCAGTGTTGATTTCTTAGATGCTAAAAATGACCCTACAGATATACTTCAAAACTATAAGAGAATATCTTCTTCACTGCGTTCAGAAAAAGCTTTTGTAGTAGGAGGATATGATTTACAATGGAAAGCAAACTTTGACTATAGTGGTACGATAGATAATGATAAGTTTGATCCTGATACAGGGTATGATAGAACAGATAGTTATAAGAATAGTAGACAGAATTTCGCTTTAGGAAATAACCTGAAACTTGACTTTAGTAAAGATGGCTTGTTTAAAAGCATAACATTGAATACTTATGTGTCACAAGGAATAGAAGATATTAAAGAAACAATCTTTATACAGCAGAATGGACGCGTAGCTATTCCTGTAGGTAATGAAACAGGAGAGAATGAAGGTGTCTTTTTACCTAGTTCTTATGTCGCTACTTCTAAGACTGAAGGGCGACCTCTAAATATTAATACAAAATTACAGTCAGACCTAGGTTTTTCTACAGGAGGAATTAAACATAATGGTGAAATAGGAATTGACTTTAGATATGCTAAGAATAATGGTAGAGGAGAGTTATTCGATCCATTATTACCCCCTACTACAGGAACGATGAGACGCCCTCGCCCTTTTAATGAAGTACCAGCTTCTCAGATATTAGCCGCTTATGTAGGTGATCGTATGGAGTATGAGTTAGGTAATCACCATCTGCAGTTATATGCTGGTTTGCGTATGTCTAGATTACTAGGAGTAGGTAAGACATTTAGTATTAGCGATAGAGTATTTACTGAACCACGTATTAATATTCAATGGGGACTCCCTAATCTAAAAATAGGGAATGAGTACTTAAAAACTGATATTACAGTAGGATATGGAGAGTTGTATAAACAACCTACTTTAGCTGTATTATATCCACAGGATCGCTATTTTGATATGGTTCAGGTGAGTTATTTAGATCCTAAAACTGATAATGCTTATGCACAGTTCTATACCCATAGAATGTCTTTAGAGAATCACAGTCTTATAGGTGCTAAAAACACAAAGAAAGAGATTCGTCTAGACTTAGAGTATAGTAAACACAAGTTTTACATCACTTATTTTGACGAGAAGATGACTACTGGTTTTAGAGATATGACTCAGTTTATGGGATTTGAATATAAGCGTTATGAGTCTAAAGATATCGTATGGAATGACGAGTTAGGAAAGCCTGATTTAGAAAACTCTCGTTGGTCAAATAGACAAGATATGATGCAGTACTCGCATACAGAGAATGGAAGTAGGACACTTAAGGAAGGAATAGAGTTTGGATATTCTTCACCGCGTTTTGAGGTTATCAATACTCGTATTACATTAAATGGAGCTTGGTTTAAAACAACGTATTCTAATAGTGCAGATATTCTCTGGCGACCAGGAACTACCGTTAATGGACAACAGTTTTTATATGCAGGTATTTATGCAGATGATAGTGGTAATAGAAGATCTTCCTTAGTTTATAATTTAGTAGTAGATACTTATTTGCCAAGTTTAGATATGAATATCTCTGCTTCTTTGCAAGGGGATATTTTTAGAAGAGATTTAAATCTGAATAGGGTAGCAGCACCATACGCTTATATGGGGTTAGATAATGTGGTTCATCCCTTCACAGAAGAGAGTGCCAATGATCCGATATTACAGCATTTAGTAAGACCTGTTTCTAAAACAGATGGTATGGAAGATAGAAGACCATTTACCTTTAATGCAAATTTTAAAATATCTAAGAGAATTTATAAATCAGTGAAAGCGTCAATGTTCGTTAATCGTTTATTCTCACATTATTCGTCATATACATTTAATGGTGTGAAAGTTAATAGAAAGGATGCGAATGGACCATATTTCGGAATGGAGATAAACTTTAATATTTAA
- a CDS encoding zinc-dependent metalloprotease: MDKNTVKLSISALIFSYCLTQVPPAYAAKKKTTPKTEKTVTTEKDSTDSKKNNYADLIKKGVYSKGMFNTIQVKTDIYFEIPDSLLNRQFLIVNKLSQVPLEVNDAGANTGMNYENKLITFHKDTIAKKVWVKTITPRVSSPANDAITKSVKTNFIESVLEVFDIEAQTPDSTATVIKVNKVFDGNQKSFNDVLNGLGLPTSVKANLSYIEGVKTFPENLVVKSLLTTSVNEGSGELPVSLGVTSNIVLLSEKPMQPRIADKRVGYFTEKHWFFSDAQHKMKEEEFITKWRMEPKEEDIEKYLRGELVEPKKPIVYYIDPATPPQWRSKIMAGVHDWQVAFEKAGFKNAITAKEPTEEDKDFDIDDVRYSVITYAASPKSNAMGPAVIDPRSGEIIESDIIWWHNVMTSVHSWMRIQTGPIDPRARANKFTDEHMGEAIRFVSSHEVGHTFGLKHNMGSSFAFPVESLRSKEFTDKMGGTAPSIMDYARYNYVAQPGDGVTAITPQIGLYDKYAIEWGYRWYATQEEEKKALRTMIEDHQDDPMYFYGEQQSSLNIVDPRSQSEDLGDDAMKASEYGLKNLKIVVENIIPWTYDEGEDYYEAGKLYMGAIGQWQMYNQHVLNNIGGVYLNHAVYGNNKKAYEPVPFETQKRAVEYLAKNALQIPTWLFFNEVIENTYSLKDSPVGPFEYSPYSLARELQYSTLYYTLMDERLLRLLENEVQQVQLGKEKNFTINDLFSMLNSEIFAPTKKGKALSIFERMTQKNYVDALIIDVNKLFEKTSKKGLLTAHSLQFPTLCNHIEEEENKLRNINYTVMKRVSEVTSYKKGELMNIKDTLTKKKNSGDKATRAHYLDLINRINEALNL, translated from the coding sequence ATGGATAAAAACACGGTTAAACTAAGTATCAGTGCTTTAATATTTTCTTACTGTCTGACACAGGTACCACCTGCTTATGCAGCTAAGAAAAAAACTACCCCAAAAACTGAAAAAACAGTAACCACAGAGAAAGACTCTACAGATAGCAAGAAAAACAACTATGCAGACTTAATTAAAAAAGGAGTGTATAGTAAAGGAATGTTTAATACAATCCAAGTTAAGACTGATATCTACTTTGAGATCCCTGACAGTCTACTAAACCGTCAATTCTTAATTGTTAATAAACTATCTCAAGTTCCATTAGAAGTTAATGATGCTGGTGCTAATACTGGTATGAACTATGAGAATAAACTGATCACATTTCACAAAGATACAATTGCAAAAAAAGTATGGGTTAAAACAATTACCCCAAGAGTTTCTTCTCCTGCTAATGATGCAATCACAAAATCAGTAAAGACAAATTTCATAGAATCTGTATTAGAAGTATTCGATATCGAAGCTCAAACCCCAGACTCTACAGCTACTGTCATTAAGGTAAACAAAGTATTTGATGGAAATCAAAAGAGTTTTAACGATGTCTTAAATGGATTAGGACTACCTACATCTGTTAAGGCTAACCTATCTTATATAGAAGGAGTTAAAACATTTCCAGAGAATTTAGTCGTAAAATCTCTACTAACTACAAGTGTGAATGAAGGTTCAGGTGAATTACCTGTTTCTTTAGGCGTAACGAGTAATATCGTATTACTATCAGAGAAGCCTATGCAACCACGTATAGCTGATAAGCGAGTAGGATATTTTACAGAAAAACATTGGTTTTTTAGCGATGCACAACACAAGATGAAAGAAGAGGAATTCATCACGAAGTGGCGCATGGAACCAAAAGAAGAAGATATAGAGAAATATTTAAGAGGTGAATTAGTTGAGCCTAAAAAACCAATCGTATACTATATAGACCCTGCTACACCACCCCAATGGAGATCTAAGATCATGGCAGGGGTACACGATTGGCAAGTAGCATTCGAGAAAGCTGGTTTTAAAAATGCAATCACAGCTAAAGAACCTACTGAAGAAGATAAAGATTTCGATATAGATGATGTACGCTACTCAGTGATTACGTATGCTGCTTCACCTAAATCTAATGCGATGGGGCCTGCGGTTATAGATCCTCGTAGCGGTGAGATAATCGAGTCAGATATTATCTGGTGGCATAACGTAATGACATCAGTTCACAGCTGGATGCGCATACAGACAGGACCTATAGATCCTAGAGCTAGAGCCAACAAGTTTACAGATGAGCATATGGGAGAGGCTATTCGCTTTGTATCATCTCATGAAGTAGGACATACTTTTGGACTAAAACACAATATGGGATCATCATTTGCATTCCCTGTTGAGTCATTGCGTTCAAAAGAATTCACAGATAAAATGGGTGGTACTGCTCCTTCTATTATGGATTATGCTCGTTATAACTACGTAGCTCAGCCAGGTGATGGAGTGACAGCTATAACTCCACAGATTGGTCTATATGACAAATATGCTATCGAATGGGGATACCGCTGGTACGCTACTCAGGAAGAAGAAAAGAAAGCATTGCGTACTATGATAGAAGATCATCAAGATGATCCTATGTACTTCTACGGAGAGCAACAAAGTTCATTAAATATCGTAGACCCACGTTCTCAATCAGAAGATTTAGGAGACGATGCGATGAAGGCAAGTGAATACGGACTTAAAAATTTAAAGATAGTTGTAGAAAATATTATTCCTTGGACCTACGATGAAGGAGAAGATTACTACGAAGCTGGAAAGTTATATATGGGAGCTATTGGTCAATGGCAAATGTATAACCAACATGTACTAAACAATATCGGAGGGGTTTATTTAAACCATGCAGTATACGGAAACAACAAAAAAGCATACGAGCCTGTCCCTTTCGAAACGCAAAAAAGAGCAGTGGAATATTTAGCAAAGAATGCTTTGCAAATTCCTACGTGGTTGTTCTTTAATGAGGTTATTGAGAATACATACAGCTTAAAAGATTCTCCAGTAGGTCCATTTGAATATTCACCATATTCATTAGCGAGAGAACTACAGTACTCTACGTTATACTACACTTTAATGGATGAACGTTTATTGCGTCTATTAGAGAACGAAGTACAACAGGTACAATTAGGTAAAGAGAAAAACTTCACCATAAATGATTTGTTTTCAATGCTTAATAGTGAGATTTTTGCACCCACAAAAAAAGGTAAGGCATTATCTATTTTTGAACGCATGACACAAAAGAACTATGTTGATGCGTTGATTATTGACGTAAACAAGTTGTTTGAGAAAACAAGCAAAAAAGGTTTACTGACTGCACATTCTCTACAATTCCCAACGCTGTGTAACCACATAGAAGAAGAGGAGAATAAATTGAGAAATATTAATTACACTGTAATGAAAAGAGTTTCGGAAGTTACTTCTTACAAAAAAGGTGAATTAATGAATATTAAAGATACATTGACAAAAAAGAAAAACAGTGGAGATAAAGCGACACGAGCACATTACTTAGATCTAATTAATAGAATCAACGAAGCTTTAAATCTATAG
- a CDS encoding histidine kinase — MAIGIAILLITIGAIYILSSSINKSNESTYKYITSKNFYQKLRSLDLEFKKIDSHLNSLDYITKSTPIDQLPLKYEVLNQMYNLDGVVSLNWYFRVNANNEVIDTYVGEGQKHEKDNIFGQTILANPNHSKKNTFIEKNGYQYWLMYHSMPIANNERIIYGIVIDMSLFHKYLTNIDVTTPNYAYIFTRDGLCVYHPEVNLMGKNVFELSNFSVQDTIKTTDAANPPVVNSEYLNLEVFRFISPFKSENFSGYITINFPKFNVDDNIKPIRTNTILIFITTVTILLLLFYIFSMANKKAYLEKELLAVENEKIVKEKALIQLQQLKNQINPHFLFNSLNSLYMLIDLEPEIAQKFTLNLSKTYRYLITPPEENIVDLNSEVDFIDKYITLQKTRFTKELNFKLVDNRSEKIVKKIPFLGLQICVENALKHNIATIEQPLTIEIIIDDEKAIITNNYQPKKSEIGSEHFGIKYLASIYNYYNVPGFKTLCEEREFVCILPLIKC, encoded by the coding sequence ATGGCAATAGGAATAGCAATATTACTTATTACCATAGGAGCTATATATATATTAAGTTCTTCTATTAACAAGAGCAATGAGTCTACTTATAAATATATTACCTCAAAGAATTTTTATCAAAAACTACGTTCGCTAGATTTAGAGTTTAAGAAGATAGACTCTCATCTAAACTCTTTAGACTACATCACTAAAAGTACACCTATAGATCAACTACCTTTAAAGTATGAGGTACTAAATCAGATGTACAATTTAGACGGTGTGGTATCTCTTAATTGGTATTTTAGAGTTAATGCAAACAATGAAGTTATTGATACCTATGTCGGCGAAGGTCAAAAACATGAAAAGGATAATATATTCGGGCAAACTATCTTAGCTAATCCAAATCATTCTAAGAAAAATACTTTCATAGAAAAGAACGGTTATCAATATTGGTTAATGTATCACAGTATGCCTATAGCTAATAACGAACGTATTATTTATGGTATAGTAATAGATATGTCACTCTTCCATAAATATCTTACTAATATAGATGTGACTACACCTAACTACGCCTATATATTCACTAGAGATGGACTATGTGTATATCACCCTGAAGTTAATCTAATGGGGAAAAATGTTTTTGAGCTAAGTAATTTCTCTGTACAAGATACGATTAAGACTACTGACGCTGCTAATCCACCAGTGGTTAATTCGGAGTATCTAAATTTAGAAGTATTCAGATTTATTAGTCCTTTTAAATCAGAGAACTTCTCAGGCTATATCACCATAAACTTTCCTAAGTTTAATGTTGATGATAACATTAAGCCTATTAGAACCAATACGATATTAATCTTTATTACTACTGTAACTATACTTTTATTACTATTTTACATCTTTAGTATGGCGAATAAAAAAGCATATTTAGAGAAAGAATTGTTGGCTGTAGAAAATGAAAAGATTGTAAAGGAAAAAGCATTGATTCAATTACAACAATTAAAGAATCAGATCAACCCACACTTCTTATTTAATTCGCTTAACTCGTTATATATGTTAATCGACTTAGAACCTGAAATTGCCCAAAAGTTTACATTAAATTTAAGTAAAACTTACCGTTACTTAATAACACCTCCCGAGGAGAACATTGTAGATCTTAACAGTGAGGTAGACTTTATTGATAAATACATAACGTTACAAAAAACGCGATTCACAAAAGAACTAAACTTTAAATTAGTTGATAATCGTTCAGAAAAAATAGTTAAAAAAATCCCTTTCTTAGGGTTGCAAATTTGTGTAGAGAACGCGTTAAAGCACAATATTGCTACGATAGAACAACCGCTCACTATAGAGATTATTATCGATGATGAGAAAGCTATTATCACAAATAACTATCAACCTAAAAAATCTGAAATAGGAAGTGAACATTTCGGTATAAAATACTTAGCATCAATATATAACTATTATAATGTACCAGGGTTTAAGACACTTTGCGAAGAAAGAGAATTTGTTTGCATATTGCCTTTGATCAAATGTTAA
- a CDS encoding ABC transporter permease — MKLEYFITKRLVTTKNYKSSVSAPIIKIAITAIALGMIMMLISVATGLGLKYKIRDKISAFSGHIVITNYDSNISDITIKPIDEKIIESSDIKNINGVKHIQKYASKAGIIRTETSFEGIVYKGVDSLYDLNEIKDYIVEGRLPKSSKTMSNEVLLSKYMADRMHFKVGDKVTTYFMKEWGNKIPNVRQFEIVGIYSSALQQFDANIVLGDIRHVQRLNRWQTTEVGGFEVVLNNFDHITQKGQEFYMNLPSTVDSKTIVDKYSNIFSWIDMFDFNIMIIIIIMVVVASINMIVALLVLILERTQMIGILKAMGANNWTIRKIFLYNATYLIVKGLLYGNIIGLGLLYTQQYFGFIKLDSTSYYVREAPVLIRFTDVFLLNAGVILIAFLVLLIPSYLISKISPVKAIRYD, encoded by the coding sequence TTGAAATTAGAATATTTTATAACTAAACGATTAGTCACTACCAAGAACTATAAAAGTAGTGTATCTGCACCAATTATTAAAATTGCTATCACTGCTATTGCATTAGGAATGATAATGATGCTGATTTCTGTAGCTACAGGGCTTGGTTTAAAATACAAAATTAGAGATAAAATCTCAGCTTTTAGTGGTCATATTGTAATTACTAATTACGATAGTAATATAAGTGATATAACTATTAAGCCTATTGATGAGAAAATAATTGAGTCATCTGATATTAAAAATATTAATGGCGTCAAACATATACAAAAGTATGCTTCTAAAGCAGGTATTATTAGAACAGAGACTTCTTTTGAAGGAATTGTTTATAAAGGAGTAGATTCTCTATATGATCTTAATGAGATTAAAGATTATATAGTTGAGGGGAGATTGCCTAAATCTTCAAAAACAATGAGTAATGAAGTGCTTTTGTCAAAGTATATGGCAGACAGAATGCATTTTAAAGTAGGGGATAAAGTTACTACATACTTTATGAAAGAATGGGGAAACAAAATACCTAATGTGCGTCAGTTTGAGATTGTAGGTATTTATAGTTCTGCTCTTCAGCAGTTTGATGCAAATATTGTTTTAGGTGATATTAGGCATGTTCAACGGCTTAATAGATGGCAAACTACTGAAGTTGGGGGATTTGAAGTAGTTCTTAATAATTTCGATCATATTACACAGAAAGGACAAGAATTTTATATGAATTTGCCTTCAACTGTAGATAGTAAAACAATTGTAGATAAATACAGTAATATTTTTAGTTGGATAGACATGTTTGATTTTAATATTATGATCATCATTATCATCATGGTTGTAGTAGCCTCTATTAATATGATTGTCGCTCTATTGGTATTGATACTAGAACGTACCCAGATGATAGGTATCCTAAAAGCAATGGGGGCTAATAACTGGACTATTCGCAAGATATTTTTATATAACGCTACTTACCTTATCGTAAAAGGGCTCCTTTATGGAAACATTATTGGACTAGGATTATTATATACACAGCAGTACTTTGGATTTATTAAACTAGATTCGACTTCTTATTACGTAAGAGAGGCTCCTGTATTAATCCGCTTTACTGATGTATTCTTATTAAATGCAGGAGTTATCTTGATAGCATTCTTAGTACTGTTAATTCCATCATATTTAATTTCTAAGATTAGCCCTGTTAAGGCTATACGATATGATTAA
- a CDS encoding GlxA family transcriptional regulator — protein sequence MNTTIHHIGFLLLPQTQLLDFAGPSDVFNTANQLITLSSAKTAITYQLHLISGIAEKTIKTSSGISVLCDYTIYDRDIPLDTLLIAGSKADLTNEYDTAVLHWIKGIYSSLQRIGSICIGAFLLGKTGLLNNKRATTHWQFTQTFKDTYPSVRLAYDHFYIKDENIYSSGGITSGIDLALALIGEDSGHALASAVSRYLVVNLKRQNTQELYSSLIPADIELTPLVKKVKLYITERLTKQSVAIIELAELVNMSERNFSRVFKKESGMTPGTFNDCVRIENAKRLLESSDIPVVEIAHMVGYASDNVFRKAFTKLVKVTPMHYRAAFQSTDINSNR from the coding sequence ATGAATACCACAATACATCACATCGGCTTTCTATTATTACCCCAAACGCAATTATTAGACTTCGCAGGGCCAAGTGATGTATTTAACACAGCAAACCAATTAATTACACTCTCATCTGCAAAGACTGCTATAACATATCAACTACACTTAATATCAGGTATAGCAGAAAAGACTATTAAAACAAGTTCAGGCATATCAGTACTCTGTGACTATACTATTTACGACAGAGATATTCCTTTAGACACACTACTGATAGCTGGCTCTAAAGCAGACTTAACTAATGAATATGACACCGCAGTATTACACTGGATTAAGGGAATCTATTCATCACTACAGCGTATAGGGTCTATCTGTATAGGAGCATTCTTATTAGGAAAGACAGGGCTATTAAACAATAAGAGAGCAACTACTCATTGGCAGTTTACACAAACTTTTAAAGATACTTACCCGTCAGTACGATTAGCTTACGATCACTTTTACATTAAAGATGAAAATATCTATAGCTCAGGAGGTATAACTTCAGGCATAGACTTAGCACTTGCACTAATAGGTGAAGATAGTGGACATGCCTTAGCCTCTGCTGTATCCCGTTATTTGGTCGTTAATCTCAAAAGACAAAATACACAAGAACTATATAGCTCTCTTATCCCTGCTGATATAGAACTTACTCCTCTAGTCAAGAAAGTAAAACTATATATCACGGAACGTTTAACAAAGCAGTCTGTTGCGATAATAGAACTTGCAGAATTAGTCAATATGAGTGAGCGAAATTTCTCAAGAGTCTTCAAGAAAGAATCGGGTATGACACCTGGCACTTTTAATGACTGCGTAAGGATAGAGAATGCTAAACGGCTATTAGAATCCTCTGATATCCCAGTTGTGGAGATAGCTCATATGGTAGGTTATGCTTCAGATAATGTGTTTCGAAAAGCCTTTACTAAGTTAGTCAAGGTCACTCCTATGCATTATAGAGCTGCTTTTCAATCTACTGATATCAATAGTAATAGGTAA
- a CDS encoding DJ-1/PfpI family protein, with product MKQTNHPLNVAFVIFDQVEVLDLNGPLDVFVKANVLHPNAYNHYLVSATKEVVKTESNTTHILPQYSFDDCPTPDIIVLPGANPDIVMNYLQDQNFQNTYTKWIVAQHQQGAMLFTVCTGSLLLSNTAVFNHLEVTTHSMAIEAFIKATPKAKVISGVRYIDQEKVLTTAGITAGIDGALYLVTKQQGEEIGNTIKQLFEYNV from the coding sequence ATGAAACAAACAAATCACCCCCTAAATGTAGCCTTTGTCATCTTTGACCAAGTAGAAGTTCTTGACCTTAATGGTCCTTTAGATGTATTCGTTAAAGCAAATGTACTTCACCCCAATGCGTATAATCACTACTTAGTATCTGCTACCAAAGAAGTTGTAAAAACAGAGAGTAATACGACTCACATCTTGCCACAATACAGTTTTGACGATTGCCCTACGCCAGATATTATCGTATTACCAGGAGCTAATCCTGATATCGTGATGAATTATCTACAGGATCAGAACTTCCAAAACACTTATACCAAATGGATAGTAGCCCAACATCAACAAGGTGCCATGTTATTCACAGTATGCACAGGTAGCCTATTGTTAAGCAACACGGCTGTATTTAATCACTTAGAAGTTACCACACACTCTATGGCTATTGAGGCATTCATTAAAGCTACCCCAAAAGCAAAAGTAATCTCAGGAGTTCGATACATAGACCAAGAAAAGGTGTTAACCACTGCAGGTATCACAGCCGGAATAGATGGTGCCCTCTACTTAGTGACCAAACAACAAGGTGAAGAAATAGGTAATACCATCAAACAACTGTTTGAATATAATGTATAA